One window of the Anomalospiza imberbis isolate Cuckoo-Finch-1a 21T00152 chromosome 12, ASM3175350v1, whole genome shotgun sequence genome contains the following:
- the PDP2 gene encoding pyruvate dehydrogenase [acetyl-transferring]-phosphatase 2, mitochondrial — MMSRTVSSWILSSVRSSIILQGKGRWYSICIPNRNKIKWKLIFSKTCPYPAGSCSLDRTFFFPKAFRHTSTEEEHFSFQLSPAQINDILRAGELSHRTLDLNGKNANSVLRFESNQLASNSPIEDRRSAATCLQTAGMMFGVFDGHAGAACAQAVSERLLHYIAVSLMPRQSLEEIELAVEAMKPVRPILQWHKHPNDVEYQEITSQYFENLRVYWQHLLDLDTELGFSLEEAMICAFKRLDSDISLEVQAPQENELMRNIALQVAFSGATACVAHIDGVHLHVANTGDCRAVLGVREEDGTWSTLPLTRDHNAYDEFEIRRLKREHPRSEEKTLFVNDRLLGILMPSRAFGDVQLKWSKELQHSILENSCDVEALNIYQYVPPNYHTPPYLTAEPEVTYHKLRSKDKFLVIASDGLWEMLSNEQVVKLVAGHLTELNMQKPPLTFKKPVNLGYMHNLLLQRKSKGLASLDQNTATHLIRHAIGSNEYGEVDPEKLAAMLTLPDDLARMYRDDITVTVVYFNSETIEDYYRSHE, encoded by the coding sequence ATGATGTCAAGAACTGTATCATCCTGGATTTTAAGCTCAGTCAGAAGCAGCATTATTTTACAAGGGAAAGGACGTTGGTACTCCATCTGTATCCCAAATAGAAACAAGATCAAATGGAAGCTCATTTTCTCCAAAACATGTCCCTaccctgctgggagctgcagcttaGACAGAACTTTCTTCTTTCCCAAAGCTTTCCGGCACACTTCCACCGAAgaagaacatttttctttccagctgtctccGGCACAAATCAACGACATACTCAGAGCAGGCGAACTGTCCCACAGAACACTGGATTTGAATGGCAAGAATGCAAATTCCGTGCTGAGGTTTGAAAGCAACCAGCTGGCCTCCAACAGCCCCATAGAGGACCGGCGGAGCGCGGCCACGTGCCTGCAGACGGCGGGGATGATGTTCGGGGTGTTCGACGGCCACGCGGGCGCCGCCTGCGCCCAGGCCGTGAGCGAGAGGCTGCTGCACTACATCGCTGTCTCCCTCATGCCCCGCCAGAGCCTGGAGGAGATCGAGCTGGCTGTGGAGGCCATGAAACCAGTGCGGCCCATCCTGCAGTGGCACAAGCATCCCAACGATGTGGAGTACCAGGAAATCACCTCGCAGTACTTTGAGAACCTCCGGGTTTACTGGCAGCACTTGCTGGACCTGGACACTGAGCTGGGGTTTAGTTTGGAGGAAGCCATGATTTGTGCATTCAAAAGGTTAGACTCAGACATATCACTGGAAGTTCAGGCTCCTCAGGAAAATGAGTTGATGAGAAATATTGCCCTGCAAGTAGCTTTTTCTGGTGCCACAGCCTGTGTAGCTCACATTGACGGTGTTCACCTGCATGTGGCAAACACTGGTGATTGCAGAGCAGTTTTAGGGGTCCGTGAAGAAGATGGAACATGGTCTACTCTCCCTCTAACCCGAGACCACAATGCCTATGATGAATTTGAAATTAGAAGATTGAAGCGAGAACATCCTAGATCTGAGGAGAAAACCCTATTTGTGAATGACAGATTACTGGGGATTCTCATGCCCTCCAGAGCTTTTGGAGATGTGCAATTAAAATGGAGTAAAGAATTGCAGCACAGCATTCTCGAGAACAGCTGTGATGTTGAGGCTTTAAACATTTATCAGTACGTTCCTCCAAACTACCATACCCCCCCTTATTTAACTGCAGAGCCTGAAGTTACATACCACAAGTTAAGAAGCAAGGATAAGTTTCTTGTTATTGCTTCAGATGGGCTATGGGAGATGCTGAGTAATGAGCAGGTTGTAAAACTTGTTGCTGGACACCTTACAGAACTCAACATGCAGAAACCACCACTGACTTTTAAGAAACCAGTTAATTTGGGCTACATGCACAACTTGTTGCTGCAGAGGAAGAGCAAAGGCCTGGCCTCCCTGGACCAGAACACCGCCACCCATCTGATCCGGCACGCGATCGGCAGCAACGAGTACGGCGAGGTTGACCCAGAGAAGCTGGCTGCCATGCTGACCCTACCTGACGACCTGGCCAGGATGTACAGGGACGACATCACTGTCACTGTGGTGTACTTCAACTCAGAAACTATTGAAGATTACTACAGGAGCCACGAGTAG